A portion of the Oscillospiraceae bacterium genome contains these proteins:
- a CDS encoding mannitol dehydrogenase, which yields MKKAVMYGAGNIGRGFMGQLFCMSQMETVFIDINEVVVNKLNTDKSYPIFITKNGEYEEFTVTNARAVNGKVIENVAKEIATADVMATAVGVNILPYIVKPIAAGIKARMLENPTELNIIICENKIGADKYLRELISKELTDEENKFFNEKIGLVEASIGRMVPATPKEIAEKNPLSVCVEEFCTLPVDKEAFKGEIPDIKNMLPFAPFELFIQRKLYMHNMSHALSAYLGYLKDYKFIYEAQNNMAIKFFALGALIESATALSIEHKVDIIPLIQHAYDLLGRFENVLLGDTIERVGKDTIRKLSTNDRMAGAAKLCAKNGIKPVYIALGLAAGLLFEPEADEAAKEVAAFTRENGVRKALEKYSEITDETIVSMVEKNYEMLKTKGFDDFVFESERLKGC from the coding sequence ATGAAAAAGGCAGTTATGTACGGTGCAGGAAATATAGGAAGAGGCTTTATGGGCCAGCTTTTCTGCATGAGTCAAATGGAAACAGTTTTTATTGATATAAACGAGGTTGTTGTTAACAAGCTCAACACCGATAAAAGCTATCCTATTTTTATTACAAAAAACGGAGAATATGAAGAGTTTACAGTAACCAATGCCCGTGCAGTAAACGGAAAGGTTATCGAAAACGTAGCAAAGGAAATTGCTACTGCAGACGTTATGGCAACAGCAGTCGGCGTAAATATTTTACCCTACATAGTAAAACCCATAGCAGCAGGAATTAAAGCAAGAATGCTTGAAAACCCCACAGAGCTTAATATAATTATCTGCGAAAACAAAATCGGTGCAGATAAATACTTGAGAGAGCTTATTTCAAAAGAGCTTACCGATGAAGAAAACAAATTCTTCAACGAGAAAATAGGTCTTGTAGAAGCTTCTATCGGCAGAATGGTACCTGCTACTCCCAAGGAGATTGCAGAGAAAAATCCTCTTTCCGTTTGTGTTGAAGAATTCTGCACATTACCTGTTGACAAAGAAGCCTTCAAGGGCGAAATCCCCGACATAAAAAATATGCTTCCCTTTGCTCCCTTTGAGCTGTTTATTCAGAGAAAACTTTATATGCACAATATGAGCCACGCTCTCAGCGCATATTTAGGATATCTTAAAGATTATAAATTCATATATGAAGCTCAGAACAATATGGCAATTAAATTCTTTGCTTTAGGCGCTCTTATAGAGTCTGCTACCGCTTTGAGCATAGAGCATAAGGTTGATATCATTCCTCTTATTCAGCACGCATACGACCTTTTGGGCCGTTTTGAAAACGTACTTTTAGGCGATACAATCGAAAGAGTCGGAAAAGATACAATCAGAAAGCTTTCCACCAATGACAGAATGGCAGGCGCTGCAAAGCTATGCGCTAAAAACGGTATTAAGCCCGTATATATTGCTTTAGGACTTGCTGCAGGTCTTCTCTTCGAGCCGGAAGCTGACGAGGCTGCAAAAGAGGTTGCCGCTTTCACAAGAGAAAACGGCGTAAGAAAAGCTTTGGAGAAATACAGCGAAATCACAGATGAAACAATAGTTTCAATGGTAGAGAAAAATTACGAAATGCTTAAAACAAAAGGCTTCGACGATTTTGTTTTCGAAAGCGAAAGATTAAAAGGCTGCTAA
- the coaD gene encoding pantetheine-phosphate adenylyltransferase codes for MRTAICPGSFDPVTKGHMDIIGRASKMFDRVIIAIANNSHKNTIFSPEERKQLIIKAGISDNCEVICFDGLLVELLERENSNVLIKGIRNIRDFEYELQMAEINKALNSKIETVFLLSRPELICVSSSNVKDICRFNGDIRPFIPEIIADEVKQRILEKEIKREDF; via the coding sequence ATGAGAACAGCAATCTGTCCCGGTAGCTTTGACCCTGTTACAAAAGGGCATATGGACATTATAGGCAGAGCCAGCAAAATGTTTGACAGAGTTATAATAGCTATTGCAAACAACTCACATAAAAATACGATTTTTTCACCTGAGGAGAGAAAACAGCTTATAATCAAGGCGGGAATTTCCGATAACTGCGAGGTTATCTGCTTTGACGGTCTTTTGGTCGAGCTTCTTGAGCGTGAAAATTCCAATGTGCTTATAAAAGGAATCCGAAATATCAGAGATTTTGAGTATGAGCTTCAGATGGCGGAGATAAACAAGGCTCTCAATTCAAAAATCGAAACTGTGTTTTTGCTTTCCCGTCCCGAGCTTATCTGCGTAAGCTCTTCAAACGTTAAGGATATATGCCGTTTTAACGGTGATATCCGTCCGTTTATTCCGGAGATAATTGCGGACGAGGTTAAACAAAGAATATTAGAAAAAGAAATTAAAAGGGAGGATTTTTAA
- the rsmD gene encoding 16S rRNA (guanine(966)-N(2))-methyltransferase RsmD, with product MKIITGSKKGIWLDAPKGETTRPTSQRVKEAVFSALQFEIEDACVLDAFAGSGQLSLEALSRGAKKAVLTECDSNALKVIHSNIKKTGFEKLCTVLSGDILKNASRISSFAPYDIVFLDPPYKSDLYEKTLRMLIEGDMLSDDAKIVCEASDKMIFPDIFEKFSKKEYRHGNTTVVIFRNMMEETDENSNLSR from the coding sequence ATGAAAATTATTACCGGAAGCAAAAAAGGGATATGGCTTGATGCTCCTAAGGGAGAAACTACCCGTCCCACCTCTCAGAGAGTAAAAGAGGCAGTTTTTTCAGCGCTTCAGTTTGAAATCGAAGATGCCTGCGTTTTAGATGCTTTTGCAGGAAGCGGTCAGCTTTCTCTGGAAGCCTTGAGCAGAGGCGCAAAAAAAGCAGTACTTACAGAGTGCGATTCAAATGCGCTTAAGGTAATTCATTCAAACATTAAAAAAACAGGCTTTGAAAAGCTTTGTACTGTTTTGTCGGGAGATATTTTGAAAAACGCTTCAAGAATTTCTTCCTTTGCGCCCTACGACATAGTTTTTCTTGACCCTCCTTACAAATCTGATTTGTATGAAAAAACGCTCAGAATGTTAATTGAGGGCGATATGCTTTCCGACGATGCAAAAATTGTCTGCGAAGCTTCAGATAAAATGATATTTCCAGATATTTTTGAAAAATTTTCAAAAAAAGAATACCGACACGGTAATACTACCGTAGTAATCTTTCGTAATATGATGGAGGAAACAGATGAGAACAGCAATCTGTCCCGGTAG